The Brachypodium distachyon strain Bd21 chromosome 4, Brachypodium_distachyon_v3.0, whole genome shotgun sequence nucleotide sequence taaaaaaaacattcataGTGTGAAAGTACAGTACAAACTCGCGGAAACTTCTAGAGAGACCGAGAGCAGACAGGTTTATAGAAAGTTTGCGAaggctgaaaaaaaaaatcacacttCCCAAACACATGGATTCTGTTTTGGGTAAAACGGGCCCGCTTTTTAAGAACTCTTTGGGCTATGTGGACTCAAATCGACGGGAGTATTTAGCCCAGGCGGACAAGCGGCACTGCAAAACCTGCCTCTTCCGCTTTTCCCCAACCCCCAAAGAGAACACCCAATGGCAGCCACGGCGATGGAgcacgacggcggcgtcgaggtgGTCACTCCGGGGGAGCTCCTCGGGACCTCCTCGTCCTTCGTAGCCGGGCACGGAGCCTACGCCGACGGCCGCTCCGTGCGCGCTTCGGTCACAGGACACCGCCGCATCGTGCCTCCCTCTCCCGACTCTCCCGACAAGGTGGGGTTTAGCTAGGGTTTTCGGAATTGCTCGTTCGTTTGCGCTGCTGTTTCTGACGGTGGATGGGATTGCTTGcttggtttgtttgtttgcagaGGTCCACGGTGGAGGTGGTCGGGCACAAGGCCCATGGAGCTGTGCCGCAGCCGGGCAGCGTCGTTATTGCCCGTGTAAGTTCTCTTTCTACGAGGGATGAGGAAACCGTAGATTGGAGAAGTTCAATGTGCGGAAGCTGCATTCTCTTTCACCAAATTTCGTTATGTTACTAGGACGTGTGTACTCATCGAATGCCGTTGTtgatttttatatttttgagCCTGAAAAATGCCATCGTTGAATTAGTTGCCAGTTGTTGTTCCCGTCTATAACCATGCCACATGTTGATATGGCGGTGCATTGTGGGACTGGTGGTTtgcattttaatttttttttttaactatcACAACACTAGAAACATCCAGCCCATGGTTCATGTGTTGAGCCTAGCAGTAAACTTTTTCAAATGGGTGCTTGCTTGAACAACTTCTGGTACTATTAGTATTTATGAAGGTTGTGCTTGTACCATCTCCTTATTGAGCTCTGGCGATGACGTTATAAAATAAACGAGGTATGTTTGGTGCTTCAGTTTTAGTTAAAATGGACTTGGCTCTTGCACTCCAATTCTAACAAAATAAACAAGGCTTCAGATATTACGTGTACGTCTCTTATTTAGTTATTTTTAGCAGCTAGCATCTCTTATTCACCAATCACTATGTTAGCATGTCCGACATACTGCTCTGGGTAGTAGCACTGGTCACCCATCGGTTTGCAGAAGTTCTTACCGTTGCACTAATCTCTGAAAGTTCTTACCGTTGCAGGTGACGAAGGTTATGGCTAGGGTGGCTTCTGCAGATATAATGTGTGTTGACTCAAAGGCTGTCAAGGAAAAGTTCACTGGCATGATAAGGTATCAACCCTTCTGATTTGGTACTATTCTTCATagatttattttcttgttttacttTGACTTCATTGCCAAAGTGTGTATTGAGTCAAATGcttttattcattttttttacttgtagACAGTGTATCACAGGAAAGTTTCTCATCGTGTTCTCTTCTGTTTGCAGGCAGCAAGATGTTCGTGCAACTGAGATTGATAAGGTGGATATGTACCAGTCATATCGACCTGGCGACATTGTTAGAGCTCTGGTTGTATCCTTCTAAGGAGAATATTGTTCATTTGATTATTTGTCTACAAACTTCTAGTCTTGCCAGAATACTGACCAGATTGGAGACCTTAAATCATGCTAAAGCTCTCTCTTGGCGATGCAAGGGCATACTACCTTTCAACTGCCAAGAATGAACTCGGAGTTGTTTCTGCCCAAAGTATAGCTGGTACGCTTTCTGTTACTACCATACCAACTCTACGGCGCAAACTCcataaaaatcatgttaaAAGTTTAATTGTTTTCTTctaaaaaataccatatgttggagGTGTGATGCTCTACAAAAGTGCATTAGGAAGGAATTACAAAGAGAAATATGCAAATGAATAGTGCCAAACAATGAAGAACTACTATTCAtgttgaatttgtttttttgctgCCACTAAACAAAATTgagtttgaacttgaaattttacacatatataaacatCACTTCTCTAACATATGTAAActttttgagaattttgaaCTTTTTACAATGGAGTTTGCACCGTAAAGGTGGTTTTTACTGGATATGCCGCCTTACTGAACATTAATTGGAATCTCTATGCAAGGATGCATCGTGTATTGATTGTGAAAAATAATTCAATTGTTCCTCATGTTGTATGATCAAGCAGAATTATACTAATGTTGCTTACCCTTGTTTTGCTCTAGGCGGTATGCTGGTCCCAACCAGTTGGACTGAGATGCAATGCGAATTGACTGGCCAAATTGAGCAAAGAAAAGTTGCAAAAGTGGAATAGACTTCTTATTTACTATGGCAGATAGGAAAGGTAGATTTGTTGGTCGCTGAGTTGTTTCTTCTTTGCCTCAGACTGTTTCAGTTAATTCATCCTTATTTCTTCCTGGAAGCTAGTACCCATATTTCGCTTACTACCTAGCATACAACTTATTGTGTCATGTGGACTGTGCTCTGCACACTGATGAAGCCAGTGATCACCTTCCTACCTCACTGTTACTCTGTTACTGAGCTGACCAGAGTTTAGTAACCTAGTGTGTCATGCTTTCAAATGTTCTTTTTTAGGTGGTTAAACTGGTTTCCCCTCAATCCGGTGTTTCATGCTTTCACCTTCATCTGCTACACCATCTATTTGTCTCGCCTGCCTGTATGTATGGCAATTAGAAATCCGTGGATATCCTTTTAATGGTTCCTTTCTTTCTCGTTACAGTTATGGTGGTGTACAAGGAGTATGTTTGATCAACAATCGCTGTGTCCATGGAGTAATCAAGATGGGGCTCGTTTAGCTTTACTCGTGTTGCATGATTTCGAGTACACGGCGATCCTGATTAAATGAGGGAGCGTGTAATACAGTTATGCCTTTTTTGTGCGAATACAGTTACGCTTCTTGAATGTATTTTAGGCCTTTTTCGGGTCAAGAATTTCAATGAGATCCTGATGTTTCGTGTTCTGAGAGTAGGAAACAGTTGATGCTTTGGCTTGCATTATTGACCTATTTTATTGTGCCATCAGCAAGTTTGATGCTCTCTGTTTTTAAGTAATCTGAAACTATAGATTAGACTACaacgaaaaaaaattcaaataagaCAGGGCAACAATATAATAGTCAAATATTTACATTGAAGACTATGAACAAGGTGAAATCGGATCACTATACGGATGTTaacaattttcttttgtgaaATAAGCAGATGTTAACAAAGTTAATCGGACACTGCTGCACTCCCAGATATGAGCAACTCCCATATCGACAGAAAACCGACCAAGCTGACCAAAACCCAAAAATGTGGAGACATCAGCCGCTTGGCACGACAAAGCATGATATTAGCTCATGATCTCGCAAACAGCCGCGCGGCGTTAAGATTGCAAGGAGAAGCCGAATCCTTGAGGCAGCTGCAGAAGCCGTCTTCGTCGGTTGGGAACGATGCCGGCAATGGACGATCTGGAATCACGCCGACCTTTTACCAAACAAAAGTTGCATGGTCAGGTCTCAGGTCCTCCGTTATCTACATCTACTGTAAATTCGTGGCTGAGTGCATCTGACGTGCAATGCAATGCTCACCTTATCGATATCCGTATGTGCAGGGGTTTCATAGCGTGCCACTGTTACAGCTAACCCTGAGCCATCAGACAGCGCGAACACCGACTGGATCTTCCTGGAAGTTGCCAGGTAAGTCGGTGTGAGAAACTAAGCAGGCGAAATCAGAATGAACAAGATGATGCCATGACCGGAGTGATAGCAGGACAGTACCCTTTTCCATATGTCGGTTCCCCATATACGACTGCCCTCTTGTTGTCTTTCAGTGCTCCGGCAAGTATCTCACTCGCACTTGCAGTTCCTTTGTTTACCTGGTTACAAGTTCACACGTGCCTTCTTGTGATGCTTACAATATCATTGATCAGGAAAAATACAGAACCACATTATGAAAAGAGAAGTCATTGATAATAGCATCAGTAGGATAAATCAATCTCATTGCATTCTTTTAAGCAAAGATAGGCCATACCAGGACAACTAAAGGTTCCGATGCAGCTATTGTGCTAGCTCCATCCGCCTCATAAATGTCACGGACGCCACGGCTATCACATATGTATACAATGACACCCTTGTCCATCCTGAAAAAGCAAGAGTAATGAAAGACTTCAATCAACTTAACGACCAATTTAAATAGAACAAAGCAAGAAACTAGTTTGCAGTTCAGAGCCGCAGCATATCAGTATGACAACAGCTATGGCATAGAGATAAACAAATAAAGTACCAATGGCAATTTTCATGCGTCCAACAGGTACTCCTCGACTCAGAGTGAAAAATATCAAAGTGCACAGCTAGTATTCACCAAGAAAATGTTTCACAAACTACTCAAGTAGATCACCATGATGTATGCAGTCATAGACCAAAACTCATGCATTGAAATATGATACAACAGCTTACCAAATCTTCGCAATTTCAATTCCCTCAGGAAATAGGCCACCGCTGCATCAAACACAACCATGTCAAATTGCAATAGAATCAGGCGAAAATATACTACTACTTTGCAGATATAAAAACCTGTTATTTCGCAAATCCAATACAAAGGCCTTTACATTGTTCTCCCTTAATTTCTTAATGGCTTCCTTAACGGATCCTGGAATAGGATAATCAAGTGATATATCAGCAAAGCCTGGCATCTGAAAAAACAATAAATGCTTCAGAAAGAAACTACATTTAGAGCCAGAGACAGCTCTAACCTGCAGCATTTTGGTTAAATGTCGTTAGTTTGATGTAACCGATCTTTGAGCTGTCCGTTGAACCTGGAATCTCACACATCCTTGACCTTACTGGGTTTAAAGTATATCTTTCTCTCCTGGCATATAAGAGATAATATATGAATGAGTAATGACCACTCTTTAGCCTTTGGTAAACAAATCAAATCCTTTTGTTttgtcacaaaaaaaatgaatccttttttttttctgaaggaACTACAAGAGAATGGTGTGCAGGAACTTGCTTCAAAACAACATGTCTTGTGTCAGCTCCACTGCGAATAGTCAAATCTACTGAGCTTCCTTCAGGACCCCTAGCAAGAATTCAATGTGAGATTGTCAGCCACTAAAGTATTAGGTACGCAACACTGGAGTAGACATTTGAAACTATCAAAGAAGCACACAGCAAAGACCCGTAACTTTGAACCATGGTAAAGGAACATCCTTTCGCTAATACAGCCTTTTGACCATATAGTATTATTCATAAGAGCCAGGCTCTTACTGTAAGCGATCTGCTGCGTCATATATGTCCATGTCTTCTGCGGTTCTGTTGTCGATTGCCAAAATAACGTCTCCAGATAGAATGCCAGCCTTTTCTGCAGGACCCCCTGGGGCCGCTGACATTACAGAAAGCCCTGCAGGTGATCCATTAAGTGCCAACGGGTAGCCAATGGATAAACCTACACCTGTGAGTGCACCTTGCGTGCCAGACTTACTTCAGAAAAGGTAATGGCATGCATCAGAAAGCATTCATGTTAACCGAGCAGTAACTGACTTTTATGTGAGTATCATACCCGCAAACTCTTGAATTTCTCGGGTTCCAAGAAACGAGTGAATGGGTCGTCCAAGGTTGAAAGCATTTTCTTTATTGCTGCATCTGAAATACAATGTGGGTTAATTTTGATTGGATAGCATGAGAACTGTTAAACCCCTAAGTATCTCACTTTTGTACAGATCGATCGTCTGTTTAAGTTCTTGACTGAAGCACTACTGTTAATTTATTATGGTTCCAAACTTCCGATTCAATCAAATGAGCAATCTAAAACAATTACTGTATTTGATACAAAAACATGTTGCCCTAGGCTAACCCAAACAAATGTGATTAATGATCATTTGATCCTGTTATTGTTTAATGTGGCTGTCCTTTGTAAAATATAAGGTAACCTGTGAAAACTTGCAGAACTGCAAACCACACAAGTTATTTTTCTGTGAACATAATATTGATGGTAAGCAGACTTGTACACCAGGGATCATTCACAAGCCAGATGGATACGAGAAATGGTAAGGGCACAATTAGAATCATACATGTCTCTTCCCGCGTGTTCATCGGTTCACCGCGGAGGGCGCTTTCACGGTATCTAAACCAACTCTGCCCGTTGAACGACTTGTCGTAGTAGGCACGATCAACCGCTCGCCAAGCCTCCAGGAAAAGCAAGTTTTCCTCCGTGAGCGCAGATGCTTGTATAATCCAACGCAACAGCAAACTCATGACACGGTCACAAGAAAGGTCCAATGGAAACGTCAGGCGCTTACTTACATGGAGGCGCTCTGTAGTAGGTGGGCGCAGACAGGGACATGGCGAGCACCATCCCCACGATCACGCGGCGGCCAAAACCTACGGAGACGGAATCCATCGTCACCGGACTTGCTCGTGCCATCGTTGATCCACGAACCCGGGCGACCGACCGGGATCGGTGCTCGAATTCGGCCCCCTGCCGGTTCGCCATCGCCTGACCATGCTGCCACCGGAGTCCGAGGGAGGAAAATTGCGGGCGGAATATAGGCCGGGAAGGAGCGGCGGGAGGGCGGCGCATCGGAAGGAGCATGGGGGACGGCGTTGTGGAAGGAGCCGGCGGGAGAGCAGGGGCAGGACAAGGAGCTGAGCTCGAGGTGAGGGAGTATGTGGAGGAGAAGCCTTCGGCAGCTTGAGTTGATTATTTTGTGTGGCCCAGAAACATCAAGTGAAGTGGGCCTTGGATAAGGCTGGCCTAGTGTCGGCCCATAAATAGAATGAGCCGTGCCAAGTTGGGTCAGCCCACTTGTTAGGCCCGTTAAAAAGTCACCTGGCCCAAAGCCATCGGTCACTCTTGCTCTTATTATTTTACCATTTCCTATAAGACAGATTttatcctctaaaaaaaatataagacGGATTTTATTCCTCTAAAAAGAGAGAGACGGATTTTACACTTGCACGGTTGCACGAGTGAGAGGAATAAACAGGGCGGCATATTGCATTTAGCACGTTAGCAGAATAGCAGTGTAACGTTCTGTTTGGCTCGGTGACACAGCTTCCATATACCATATGATCTCTTTTTTAGGCGACGCAAGAAATCAATTACCCATTTGGCTCACAATCACAGGCTGGTAGTGCAGGGACAAAGTCAGATAAAATGTCTATATGGTCATCTCTATTGTATATTTGTACTGGGTTCATACTTCACAAATAAACAGTAATTAGGATTAGCTAAATCCACTGGTGTCAAGCGACACCAATGCAATGAACCAGCGCCGTCCccttgctgtaaaaaaaaacccagctccatccctgtagtagtgccatTCTCGTGTGAAAAAAAACAGGTTAGTTAGTACAATGCTTTGcatgtttgaaattttttctgccatgtttttcaaaaataactATGGTTTTATAAATACTTTTATGATTTTGGATCTAACGAATTTTGACATACTGGCCTATGGCTTAATAGAATTGATAGAATACTCATATCAATCAGGTATACTTTTTTTTCCGGGAGCCCATTCGAAAGGGTGACTGACCGGAATGTTTCTCCTGGGAGCGTATTAGTGAGGAAGAAGTGTGCTGAAAAGACATGTGTTGGTCTGTGGGACCAGTTTTGAAGTCTAGAGAGCTGGAAGCAGTGACGCTGGGGCGTTAAACAAATGTTGCAACCTTGTAAATTGTGGTGTTGCCGATATcacgtttttcttcttcataaACTAAGAAACATTTTAATTCTCTCCCGACATTTTGCTGCAAATTCCCCTCCCAGTCGATGATTTGGTAGTGATCGATCTTCCGACCTTTCCGGCACGTGCTACTCCATCCACACCATCTCTTCACACG carries:
- the LOC100834661 gene encoding exosome complex component csl4, with product MAATAMEHDGGVEVVTPGELLGTSSSFVAGHGAYADGRSVRASVTGHRRIVPPSPDSPDKRSTVEVVGHKAHGAVPQPGSVVIARVTKVMARVASADIMCVDSKAVKEKFTGMIRQQDVRATEIDKVDMYQSYRPGDIVRALVLSLGDARAYYLSTAKNELGVVSAQSIAGGMLVPTSWTEMQCELTGQIEQRKVAKVE
- the LOC100834968 gene encoding carboxyl-terminal-processing peptidase 2, chloroplastic isoform X3, which encodes MSAAPGGPAEKAGILSGDVILAIDNRTAEDMDIYDAADRLQGPEGSSVDLTIRSGADTRHVVLKRERYTLNPVRSRMCEIPGSTDSSKIGYIKLTTFNQNAAGSVKEAIKKLRENNVKAFVLDLRNNSGGLFPEGIEIAKIWMDKGVIVYICDSRGVRDIYEADGASTIAASEPLVVLVNKGTASASEILAGALKDNKRAVVYGEPTYGKGKIQSVFALSDGSGLAVTVARYETPAHTDIDKVGVIPDRPLPASFPTDEDGFCSCLKDSASPCNLNAARLFARS
- the LOC100834968 gene encoding carboxyl-terminal-processing peptidase 2, chloroplastic isoform X4, which translates into the protein MTQQIAYSKSLALMNNTIWSKGCISERMFLYHGSKGPEGSSVDLTIRSGADTRHVVLKRERYTLNPVRSRMCEIPGSTDSSKIGYIKLTTFNQNAAGSVKEAIKKLRENNVKAFVLDLRNNSGGLFPEGIEIAKIWMDKGVIVYICDSRGVRDIYEADGASTIAASEPLVVLVNKGTASASEILAGALKDNKRAVVYGEPTYGKGKIQSVFALSDGSGLAVTVARYETPAHTDIDKVGVIPDRPLPASFPTDEDGFCSCLKDSASPCNLNAARLFARS
- the LOC100834968 gene encoding carboxyl-terminal-processing peptidase 2, chloroplastic isoform X1, with the protein product MLLPMRRPPAAPSRPIFRPQFSSLGLRWQHGQAMANRQGAEFEHRSRSVARVRGSTMARASPVTMDSVSVGFGRRVIVGMVLAMSLSAPTYYRAPPSSALTEENLLFLEAWRAVDRAYYDKSFNGQSWFRYRESALRGEPMNTREETYAAIKKMLSTLDDPFTRFLEPEKFKSLRSGTQGALTGVGLSIGYPLALNGSPAGLSVMSAAPGGPAEKAGILSGDVILAIDNRTAEDMDIYDAADRLQGPEGSSVDLTIRSGADTRHVVLKRERYTLNPVRSRMCEIPGSTDSSKIGYIKLTTFNQNAAGSVKEAIKKLRENNVKAFVLDLRNNSGGLFPEGIEIAKIWMDKGVIVYICDSRGVRDIYEADGASTIAASEPLVVLVNKGTASASEILAGALKDNKRAVVYGEPTYGKGKIQSVFALSDGSGLAVTVARYETPAHTDIDKVGVIPDRPLPASFPTDEDGFCSCLKDSASPCNLNAARLFARS
- the LOC100834968 gene encoding carboxyl-terminal-processing peptidase 2, chloroplastic isoform X2 is translated as MLLPMRRPPAAPSRPIFRPQFSSLGLRWQHGQAMANRQGAEFEHRSRSVARVRGSTMARASPVTMDSVSVGFGRRVIVGMVLAMSLSAPTYYRAPPSSALTEENLLFLEAWRAVDRAYYDKSFNGQSWFRYRESALRGEPMNTREETYAAIKKMLSTLDDPFTRFLEPEKFKSLRSGTQGALTGVGLSIGYPLALNGSPAGLSVMSAAPGGPAEKAGILSGDVILAIDNRTAEDMDIYDAADRLQGPEGSSVDLTIRSGADTRHVVLKRERYTLNPVRSRMCEIPGSTDSSKIGYIKLTTFNQNAAGSVKEAIKKLRENNVKAFVLDLRNNSGGLFPEGIEIAKIWMDKGVIVYICDSRGVRDIYEADGASTIAASEPLVVLHHKKARVNL